AATAAAAAACGAAATTACATGCTTAACCTTACAACATTAAATAAAGTTTTAAAACGGGATTAATCTAAACCGCAAGATCAACTAAATCTAACGCATCATATCAATTCTctattcttaaaaataaatgcattctccatggatccattctctctctctctctctatatatatatatatatatatatatatatatatatacaggggcggatccaggttTCAATCTTAGGGGGGGCTGAATCTATTGGACTACGGCGTCTGAAAATATTTAcatgggggttcgggggcgggagcccccggagcaaatttttttgagcattccgtacactttatggccatgcatttttttaacaatcacttaatataatagataattgttcgcaattcaattaactcaacatcaagtagattgaaagcatataaagacatacttttatgcattttttttaaagaaaatgtttcatcttctaaacaaataaactaattttcacagttaataattagtaattttacttttacctctagaattgactcaaattcaacattaaaaattaactaagaaagaaaaaatgataaaaataatataaatgtaaCAACTCAATGTGTTAAGCAATCAATATGGATAATTGAATACTATAAACaatgtattactatatttttccttgtatttcttatttatatacacataaatatagatataaaataaaatatatatctatattatttattaaaaaaaaaactcaaaaaatgggagggggctgaagccccccctagcccccctggatccgccactatatatatatatatattaattcattagatattactctaaatctatgtgatatgTATCTATAGTTATTGATAAGGCttgtaaataaatatatcaatccaataaattatctaataaaagtaagtgaattaataaattttttaaaataataaattatcaaataaaataacattaattacacatACAACGTATGTTCTTTCTGCTAGTAGCACAAAATATATGTTAGGCTTAGTGATATCGTTTCATAAAAACAAGTATACAATATGAAAAGAAAAGtccacacacacaaacacaaacacaaacacaaacacacacacacacacaaaaacagtCTTACAAATGTAAGATAAGATTTGGCGACATGAGTAGTGTTTAGTTGAGGTGTAGAAGAACGATGGTGATGTTGTCTTTGCTGCCCTTAGCAATTGCGAGCTCAGCTAGCATTGCAGCGGCGTGCGATACGCCGTCGCCGCCTTCGGAAGGCCAGCTCTTTATTTTGCCAGCAAGACACTCCCTCACTACCTCACAAGCTGTGTGTTTCTCAACCACATTCCACAGACCATCATTCGCTATAATTAGGAAGCTGTCGCCGTTTCGCCTCATCACCCGAACCTCAGGCGCCGACCCTCTCACACATTCACCATCACCTGCCAAGTGCGCATAACACCTTCACTTGATGTTCAACCACTAAACAACAATGCATAAATCTAATTACCACCATTTAATTCTATAACACAAAAGGATGTGTACTTTCAAAggttaattttaataaataaaattaatcttttattttatttaaataaattgaaaatttgagaTATCCCAAATCGCCTAATTTATTTCATCATTAGTGCAAATCTTATTTATAAAAGCTGTCAATAGACCCAAGttaatagtataaaatatattcgGGCCAAAATTTCTAAAGCTTGTTGAGAGGCCCATCCTTCTTGAATGGAtacatatgtttttttttttttttaaagaatggATACATATTTACTCAATCTTGAATTATAAGAAATGAAAAATTGTTCTTCCTTGGGACGTTGAAGTGAAGACGAGATCATCGTTCCTACTCATGATCAGAGCTTCAACTCTCTCATCCGCTTCATCAGCCTGCCAAACCAAAAATGATTTTATAGCCTAACCCTATTCTATATATGGAGATAGAATGAGaaaatgaaatttgaaaaaCAGAAAATGTATATATACCTGAGTCCACAAAGGCAGAGCCACTCCACCAGTCCAAAGCAGCGCCCTGGAACCACCGCAATTGACGAGCAACATCTCGTCCTTGTCAGGCAGGTCCAGCACCGCCGTGAACTTGAGCAGGCCGCCCCAGTCCTCATACATAGAAGTAAAGCAGTCCATCACTAATTTGTCCCAAGCGAGCCCCTCCTCCTCCACTGCCTCCGCCATGCGCTTCTCCAAGCACTGATGCAGCTTGTCGGTGCACGTTTCCACCAGCTTGGGTCCGCCGCAGCCGTGAGCTGCGAAAAATGAGTAGCCGCAGGGTAACCTCCGCGGCGGCATCACTATCACCGAATCCTCCATCACTCTCCGCCGCCCCAGAATGGAGACGTATCCATATTTCAAGGGGCGGCTTCTGCTCTCCGACGGCCCTTCTCCGTCTCTTTTCCGGCAGCCCTTTCGCATTTCTGTTGCATGTGAATGGCTTGCTTTAAATGATTTAATCATTATTGTTTTGTTTGCGAGAGAGGCATGTATCTCTTGGCCGATATATATCACACTGCATTCAACTGGATGGAGCCCACATGCCTCACTATTATATT
The genomic region above belongs to Salvia miltiorrhiza cultivar Shanhuang (shh) chromosome 5, IMPLAD_Smil_shh, whole genome shotgun sequence and contains:
- the LOC131024496 gene encoding probable protein phosphatase 2C 8: MIKSFKASHSHATEMRKGCRKRDGEGPSESRSRPLKYGYVSILGRRRVMEDSVIVMPPRRLPCGYSFFAAHGCGGPKLVETCTDKLHQCLEKRMAEAVEEEGLAWDKLVMDCFTSMYEDWGGLLKFTAVLDLPDKDEMLLVNCGGSRALLWTGGVALPLWTQADEADERVEALIMSDGECVRGSAPEVRVMRRNGDSFLIIANDGLWNVVEKHTACEVVRECLAGKIKSWPSEGGDGVSHAAAMLAELAIAKGSKDNITIVLLHLN